A stretch of the Marasmius oreades isolate 03SP1 chromosome 8, whole genome shotgun sequence genome encodes the following:
- a CDS encoding uncharacterized protein (CAZy:CE16), with product MLRFQSRTMVHLFWLNLLILVGVTQPKPSRSFDWESIKYVYAFGDSYSFVQGTLGHANNSFIRDALNPSFTPQELLSDRIIARNTSSEGSNWLQFLTGCFEGLPSQCDKQLWDFAFAGADISATILPRHHDFTLQLVEQVDQWARFASKVIPHPEEETMTAWWIGINDTGDSMNNASITDFGAFWEKEMSSYFEAVQLAYATGLKTHLFINVPPEDRSPIWNRNAQGAATIRSHIALFNQVLANHTERFASQNPDAIVLTFDSNAWFNMVLDHPKEFGFTNITGFCTCADPVGFFWYNSGHPTQAVHRLLAEAIEAQLVDE from the exons ATGCTTCGATTTCAGTCACGAACAATGGTACATTTGTTCTGGTTGAATTTGCTGATACTCGTCGGCGTGACTCAACCTAAACCCAGTCGAAGCTTCGACTGGGAATCCATAAAATACGTCTACGCGTTCGGCGATTCCTATTCTTTTGTCCAAGGTACTCTTGGACATGCTAACAATAG TTTTATTCGAGATGCTCTCAATCCATCTTTCACTCCTCAGGAGCTGCTATCGGACAGGATTATCGCGAGGAAT ACTAGCTCTGAAGGCTCCAATTGG CTGCAATTCTTGACCGGATGCTTCGAAGGCCTGCCCTCGCAGTGCGATAAGCAATTGTGGGACTTTGCGTTTGCTGGCGCAGATATCAGTGCAACGAT CCTTCCTCGCCATCATGATTTTACATTGCAACTCGTCGAGCAGGTTGATCAATGGGCTCGATTTGCCTCAAAGGTCATTCCCCACCCTGAAGAGGAGACGATGACCGCCTGGTGGATTGGAATAAATGATACTGGTGACTCGATGAATAACGCATCG ATCACCGACTTTGGTGCATTTTGGGAGAAAGAAATGTCCTCCTACTTTGAAGCGGTG CAATTGGCTTACGCCACTGGACTTAAAACGCACCTCTTCATCAACGTTCCGCCTGAAGACCGTTCACCCATCTGGAATCGGAATGCCCAAGGAGCTGCAACGATTCGATCTCACATCGCGCTGTTCAATCAAGTTCTAGCTAATCACACCGAGAGGTTCGCTTCACAAAATCCAG ATGCAATTGTATTGACGTTCGATTCAAATGCATGGTTCAACATGGTCTTGGATCATCCTAAAGAGTTCGGTTTCACCAACATCACTGG GTTCTGTACCTGCGCTGATCCCGTGGGCTTCTTCTGGTACA ATTCGGGTCATCCCACCCAGGCGGTTCACCGTCTGCTTGCAGAAGCGATCGAGGCGCAGCTTGTCGATGAATGA